The Glycine soja cultivar W05 chromosome 3, ASM419377v2, whole genome shotgun sequence genome window below encodes:
- the LOC114404854 gene encoding uncharacterized protein LOC114404854, whose amino-acid sequence MVAMDEEALGWFQWWESWNPNHSWEGFKIAISQRFQASNLGNPFQALLALEQEKAVQEFIGQFEKHVGMVKGLEEPFLVKVFLKGLKEEINTKVRLYEPKNLMESMVKAWKEPWKGNKSNTATKNQEQVIVEGSESSKGKTTCQTSQKSNYNNNKEWKLDKRKVKCYNCQKLGHYAKEFWHGEGAKNKLNNHANLAQDEGSDSELVLLMATISSESSSDFSWYLDSGCSTHMTRKRDWFINLNKSSKS is encoded by the exons ATGGTTGCCATGGATGAAGAAGCTTTAGGGTGGTTCCAATGGTGGGAATCTTGGAACCCAAACCATTCTTGGGAAGGGTTCAAGATCGCAATCTCCCAAAGGTTTCAAGCTTCTAACCTAGGGAATCCTTTTCAGGCATTGTTGGCACTAGAACAGGAAAAAGCAGTGCAAGAATTCATAGGCCAATTCGAGAAGCATGTCGGAATGGTGAAGGGGTTGGAGGAACCGTTTCTGGTGAAGGTGTTTCTTAAAGGGCTAAAAGAAGAGATCAACACTAAGGTAAGGCTCTATGAACCAAAAAACTTGATGGAATCTATGGTCAAGGCTT GGAAAGAACCATGGAAGGGAAACAAGTCAAACACCGCCACAAAGAACCAGGAACAAGTGATAGTTGAAGGTAGTGAATCCTCCAAAGGAAAAACAACATGCCAAACTTCTCAGAAATCaaactacaacaacaacaaggagTGGAAGCTCGACAAAAGAAAGGTGAAATGCTACAACTGTCAAAAACTTGGTCATTATGCAAAAGAATTTTGGCATGGAGAAGGTGCCAAGAACAAACTCAATAATCATGCAAATTTGGCTCAAGATGAAGGCTCAGATTCTGAACTTGTATTGCTTATGGCTACCATTAGCAGTGAATCATCAAGCGACTTCTCATGGTACTTAGATTCTGGTTGCTCCACTCATATGACAAGGAAGAGGGATTGGTTCATCAATCTAAATAAATCATCCAAGAGCTGA
- the LOC114406021 gene encoding solute carrier family 40 member 2-like — protein sequence MEETFILRREPLLAQHQETPSSLINHLYIGHFLARWGARMWEFSVGLYMINIWPDSLLYAAIYGAVESASIALFGSIIGRWVDKLCYVKVLQLWLVTQNLSFVVAGATVVALLLNSSLKLTNFSAFILMVLTINICGGIGVLSTLAGTILIEREWLLVISEGQPPEFLTKMNSVTRRIDLTCKLLAPVVTGFIISFVSLKASAITLALWNTVSVWVEYWLFTSVYKGIPALGQSSQRRMARLLESDQERSNPTLEGDRLLPVTDGSSELVDRKCSKKLYEKISEIPYIAAWRVYLQQEVVLPGLALALLFFTVLSFGTLMTATLEWEGIPAYVIGLARGISALIGIASTIVYPLLQSHISSIRTGLWSIWSQWTCLLPCIAAIWIQNGFLSSYILMGSVAISRLGLWMFDLSVLQQMQDLVPESDRLIVGGVQNSLQSLMDLLAYVMGIILSDPGDFWKLTLLSFLAVTLAAFLYCIHVYRVRKHIFHFDRVMWSKCFLGAS from the exons ATGGAAGAAACCTTCATATTGAGGAGAGAGCCTCTTCTTGCCCAACATCAAGAAACCCCATCTTCTTTAATCAATCATTTGTATATTGGTCACTTCTTAGCTAGATGGGGTGCCAG GATGTGGGAATTCTCTGTTGGTTTATATATGATCAACATTTGGCCAGACTCATTGCTGTATGCAGCAATATATGGTGCTGTAGAATCTGCCTCCATTGCACTGTTTGGTTCCATAATTGGAAGATGGGTTGACAAGTTGTGTTATGTGAAG GTTTTGCAGTTGTGGTTGGTGACACAGAATCTCTCTTTTGTTGTTGCTGGGGCCACTGTAGTTGCTTTACTACTCAACTCATCTTTGAAGTTGACAAATTTCTCAGCTTTCATATTGATGGTGTTGACAATCAATATCTGTGGTGGCATTGGTGTACTTTCAACTCTTGCTGGTACAATATTGATTGAAAGAGAGTG GTTGTTAGTTATATCTGAAGGTCAACCCCCAGAATTTCTTACAAAGATGAATTCAGTAACGAGACGCATTGATCTAACCTGCAAGCTTCTTGCTCCTGTTGTTACTGGGTTCATAATAAGCTTTGTATCACTGAAAGCATCTGCTATAACTTTAGCACTATGGAATACTGTGTCTGTTTGGGTGGAGTATTGGCTTTTCACATCTGTATATAAAGGGATTCCAGCTTTGGGTCAAAGTAGCCAGAGGAGAATGGCAAGACTTTTAGAAAGTGATCAAGAAAGGAGCAATCCAACATTGGAGGGAGATAGATTGCTTCCTGTTACTGATGGTAGCTCAGAATTGGTAGATAGAAAATGCAGTAAAAAActttatgagaagatttcagaGATTCCTTATATTGCTGCATGGAGAGTATATTTACAGCAAGAAGTTGTCCTTCCTGGACTAGCTCTGGCTTTGCTATTTTTTACTGTACTCAG CTTTGGAACTTTGATGACAGCCACCTTAGAATGGGAAGGGATACCTGCATACGTTATTGGATTAGCAAGAGGAATAAGCGCTCTGATTGGAATAGCTTCAACAATTGTATATCCTCTGCTACAGTCTCATATATCAAGTATTAGAACTGGACTGTGGTCTATATGGTCTCAG TGGACTTGCCTTCTTCCATGTATAGCTGCAATTTGGATCCAAAATGGCTTTCTATCATCATATATTCTGATGGGAAGTGTAGCCATATCTCGGCTTGGATTGTGGATGTTTGATTTGTCTGTGCTTCAACAAATGCAG GATCTTGTTCCTGAATCTGATCGTTTGATTGTTGGAGGTGTTCAGAACTCACTTCAGTCATTGATGGACTTATTGGCCTATGTTATGGGAATCATATTATCTGATCCAGGG GACTTCTGGAAGTTGACTTTGTTATCATTTCTAGCAGTCACATTAGCTGCATTCCTCTACTGCATCCATGTATACCGTGTGCGAAAACACATCTTTCACTTCGATCGTGTTATGTGGAGCAAATGTTTTCTAGGAGCATCTTAA